In candidate division TA06 bacterium, one genomic interval encodes:
- a CDS encoding peptidyl-prolyl cis-trans isomerase, producing MKKLIGLALGLGLVLSVVSCGNRSKVIAKVGSQKITLGQFDDNYRAPVPPPDSAAALTAKRRLLDQMVEQKLMALEALARKLDKEPKLQKEYEDLTKNMLMGQLYRQEILEKSQPTDREIKDYYKRMGTEVKARHILVKAEAEAKAIYQSLKDGADFEETARQKSQDPGSAPRGGDLGWFGWGRMVQAFQKAVFDLKPGQLGKPVQTPFGFHIIRMDSTRAAEIKPFDQMKDMIKQQLTASKPREMANEYVEKIKSSARVKIKKEVLDLLAAKQPQTQGPALLPLLGDEAEKKKTIVTYSGGSWTVEVFYNKLNKMFGGNADLRNPAGLEQQVQAMLVEDLLLARAKSKNLENNSKVKQQMKKAWDEMLAAALYQSEVGPKVSVNPESVKVYYTRNKKEFYQPAKAMVRQIVTRTKPEAEAVYKLLSQGADFAATASEKSVDWTKSSGGALGEVTQNDPRFPEVSKMAFAAGLNQVSRPFAVKDGFAVIKVSARTPGKQMSFDEVKAPIEQNLAQGQEQMLYLRLIEALKSKYPVSIDENILKLAGQQKPEKGK from the coding sequence ATGAAAAAACTGATTGGACTGGCGCTGGGGCTGGGCCTGGTATTATCCGTGGTTTCCTGCGGCAACCGCAGCAAGGTGATCGCCAAGGTGGGCAGCCAGAAAATAACCCTGGGGCAATTTGACGACAACTACCGGGCCCCGGTCCCGCCGCCGGACTCGGCCGCCGCTTTGACAGCCAAGAGACGGCTTTTAGACCAGATGGTGGAGCAGAAGCTTATGGCTCTGGAAGCCCTGGCCCGCAAACTGGACAAGGAACCCAAACTGCAGAAGGAATACGAGGACCTGACCAAGAACATGCTGATGGGCCAGCTTTACCGCCAGGAGATCCTGGAGAAATCACAGCCCACCGACCGGGAGATCAAGGATTATTATAAGAGGATGGGCACGGAAGTTAAGGCCCGGCACATCCTGGTCAAGGCCGAGGCAGAAGCCAAAGCCATCTACCAGTCATTGAAAGACGGGGCCGACTTTGAGGAGACCGCCAGACAGAAATCCCAGGATCCTGGTTCCGCTCCCCGGGGCGGCGACCTGGGCTGGTTCGGTTGGGGCCGGATGGTTCAGGCCTTCCAAAAGGCGGTCTTTGATCTGAAGCCGGGACAGCTGGGCAAACCGGTCCAAACGCCTTTCGGTTTTCACATCATCCGGATGGATTCCACCCGGGCGGCCGAGATCAAGCCCTTTGACCAGATGAAGGACATGATCAAACAGCAGCTGACGGCCTCCAAGCCGCGGGAGATGGCCAACGAATACGTTGAAAAGATAAAATCCTCGGCCAGGGTCAAGATCAAAAAGGAAGTTTTGGATCTGCTGGCGGCCAAGCAGCCCCAGACCCAGGGCCCGGCTCTCCTGCCGCTTTTGGGAGACGAAGCGGAAAAGAAGAAGACCATCGTTACCTACAGCGGCGGTTCCTGGACGGTGGAGGTCTTTTACAACAAGCTTAACAAGATGTTCGGCGGTAATGCCGACCTCAGGAATCCCGCCGGGCTGGAACAGCAAGTGCAGGCCATGCTGGTGGAAGACCTGCTTTTGGCCCGGGCCAAATCCAAGAATCTGGAGAACAATTCCAAGGTCAAGCAGCAGATGAAAAAGGCCTGGGACGAGATGCTGGCCGCCGCGCTGTATCAGTCCGAGGTGGGACCCAAGGTCAGCGTCAATCCGGAATCGGTCAAGGTTTATTATACAAGGAACAAGAAGGAATTCTATCAGCCGGCCAAAGCCATGGTCCGCCAGATAGTGACCCGGACCAAGCCCGAAGCCGAAGCCGTTTATAAACTGCTTTCCCAGGGGGCCGATTTTGCGGCCACCGCCTCGGAAAAATCGGTTGACTGGACTAAGTCTTCGGGCGGAGCTTTGGGCGAAGTTACCCAGAACGATCCCCGGTTCCCGGAAGTTTCCAAAATGGCTTTTGCCGCCGGCCTGAACCAGGTTTCCCGGCCTTTCGCCGTCAAGGACGGCTTTGCGGTGATCAAGGTCAGCGCCCGCACCCCTGGCAAACAAATGAGCTTTGACGAAGTGAAAGCGCCCATAGAGCAGAACCTGGCCCAGGGCCAGGAACAGATGTTGTACCTGAGGCTGATCGAAGCTCTTAAGTCAAAATATCCGGTAAGTATAGATGAAAATATTTTAAAACTGGCCGGTCAGCAAAAGCCGGAGAAGGGAAAATAA